TGCTGGCTGCCTTTAACTTCCCATTCCGTAAGTAAGGTGAAGGGTTACTGTTATGGCTAAACAATCAATGAAAGCGCGCGAAACTAAACGCGCGAAGCTAGTAGCAAAGTACGCTGAGAAGCGTGCAGCTCTAAAAGCTATCATCAGCGATGTAAACGCATCTGAAGAAGATCGTTGGAATGCAGTTCTTAAACTGCAAGCTCTTCCACGTGATTCAAGTGCCTCACGTCAGCGCAACCGTTGCAACCAAACTGGTCGTCCACACGGTTACCTACGTAAGTTCGGTCTAAGCCGCATCAAAGTTCGCGAAGCTTGCATGAAAGGCGAGATTCCTGGACTTCGTAAGGCTAGCTGGTAATTGCCACTTAATCATTTGGAGTAAAACATATGAGCATGCAAGATCCGATTTCGGATATGCTGACCCGCATTCGTAACGGTCAGGCAGCAAACAAAGTTGCTGTTAAAATGCCTTCTTCAAAGCTTAAAGTTGCAATTGCTGCTTTGCTAAAGGCTGAAGGTTATATCGTTGATTTCGCTGTTGAAGGCGAAACAAAACCTGAGCTAGAAGTTACACTTAAGTACTTCCAAGCTAAACCTGTAATCGAGCAAATCAAACGTGTATCTCGTCCTGGTCTTCGTGTTTACAAGAAGAACAACGAGCTACCATCTGTAATGGGTGGTTTGGGTATTGCTGTGGTATCTACTTCCAAGGGTCTGATGTCAGACCGCGCTGCTCGCAAAGCACGCCTTGGCGGTGAGATCATCTGCTACGTAGCTTAATAAGGAGTAGACTATGTCTCGTGTTGCTAAAGCACCTGTCGCTATTCCAGCTGGCGTAGAGGTGAAACTAAACGGCCAAGAAGTTACTGTTAAAGGTAGCAAAGGCGAACTAACTCGCGTTCTTAACGACGCTGTAGTTGTTGCACAGGAAGATAACAACCTAACTTTCGGTCCGAAAGAAGGTGTTGCTAACGCTTGGGCACAAGCAGGTACTGCTCGTGCACTAGTTAACAACATGGTTGTTGGTGTTACTGAAGGCTTTACTAAGAAGTTAACTCTTAAAGGTGTTGGTTACCGTGCTGCTATCAAAGGCAACGCTGTAGGTCTAACACTTGGGTTTTCTCACCCTGTTGAGCACGAGTTGCCAGCGGGAATTAAAGCAGAATGTCCAAGCCAAACTGAAATCGTGATCACCGGTTGTGACAAGCAACTAGTTGGTCAGGTTGCGGCTGACATTCGTTCTTACCGTGAGCCTGAGCCTTATAAAGGTAAAGGTGTTCGTTACGCAGATGAAAATGTGCGTACTAAAGAAGCTAAGAAGAAGTAAGGTAACACTATGGATAAGAAAGCATCTCGCATCCGTCGTGCTACACGCGCACGTCGTAAGATTGCAGTACTGGGTGCAACTCGCCTAGTAGTACACCGTACTCCTCGTCACGTGTACGCTCAGGTTATCGCATCAAACGGCTCTGAGGTTATCGCAGCTGCTTCTACTGTAGAAAAAGCGATCCGTGAGCAAGTGAAGAACACTGGTAACATCGATGCAGCTAAAGCAGTAGGTAAAGCTATTGCAGAACGCGCTCTTGAAAAAGGCGTTTCGGCTGTTGCATTTGATCGTTCTGGTTTCCAATACCACGGTCGAGTAGCGGCGCTAGCAGATTCTGCTCGCGAAGCTGGTCTGAAATTCTAAGGTAGGGTTGGAAGATGGCTAAAGAACAACAACAAGCTAATGATTTGCAAGAAAAGCTAATCGCAGTTAACCGTGTTTCTAAGACGGTTAAAGGTGGTCGAATCATGAGCTTCACTGCACTAACAGTAGTTGGTGACGGTAATGGTCGTGTAGGTTTCGGTTACGGCAAAGCTCGTGAAGTACCTGCAGCGATTCAAAAAGCAATGGAAAAAGCGCGTCGTAACATGACTACTATCGCGTTAAACGAAGGCACTCTTCACCACCCGGTGAAAGGTCGCCACTCTGGCTCTAAAGTTTACATGCAGCCAGCAGCAGAAGGTACGGGTGTTATCGCAGGTGGTGCGATGCGTGCAGTACTAGAAGTTGCAGGTGTACACAACGTACTATCTAAAGCATACGGTTCTACGAACCCTATCAACATCGTTCGTGCAACGATCGACGCTCTAGGTAGCATGAAGTCACCAGAAATGGTTGCTGCTAAACGTGGTCTAACTGTTGAATCTATTTCGGAGTAAGAACACCATGGCAACTATCAAAGTAACTCAAACTAAGAGCTCTATTGGTCGCCTACCTAAGCACAAAGCTACTTTGCGCGGTTTAGGCCTTCGTAAAATCAACCACACAGTAGAACTTGAAGATACACCGTGCGTTCGCGGTATGATCAACAAGGTTTACTACATGGTTAAAGTTGAGGAGTAATCAGAATGCGTTTGAATACTCTATCACCGGCTGCGGGTTCTAAGCCTTCTAAGAAGCGCGTAGGTCGTGGTATCGGTTCTGGCCTTGGTAAAACAGGTGGCCGTGGCCATAAAGGTCAAAAGTCTCGTTCTGGCGGCAGTGTTCGTCCAGGTTTTGAAGGCGGTCAAATGCCTTTGAAACAGCGTCTACCTAAGTTCGGTTTCACTTCTCGTAAGAGCCTAGTGTCTGCTGAAGTTCGTCTAGCTGAGCTAGCGAAAGTAACAGGTGACGTTGTTGATCTTAACAGCCTTAAAGCAGCTAACGTGATCACTAAGAACATCGAATTTGTTAAAGTTGTTCTTTCAGGTGAAATCACTAAAGCTGTGACTGTTAAAGGTCTACGCGTGACTAAAGGCGCTAAAGCTGCAATCGAAGCTGCAGGCGGTAAAATCGAGGAATAATCTCGAGGGATGAGGTACAGATGGCTAAGAAACCAGGACAAGATTTTAACAGTGCTAAGAGCGGCTTAAACGAGCTTAAGTCGAGACTTTTATTCGTGATAGGTGCACTTTTAGTGTTCCGTGCCGGCTCTTTTGTGCCGATTCCTGGTATTGACGCGGCTGTACTTGCCGATTTGTTCGAACAGCAAAAAGGTACCATCGTTGAAATGTTTAACATGTTCTCCGGTGGTGCATTAGAGCGTGCATCTATTTTAGCACTGGGCATCATGCCGTATATTTCGGCGTCGATTGTTGTCCAGTTGCTAACGGTAGTTCATCCAGCGTTAGCCGAACTCAAGAAAGAGGGTGAGGC
This genomic interval from Vibrio hippocampi contains the following:
- the rpmD gene encoding 50S ribosomal protein L30, giving the protein MATIKVTQTKSSIGRLPKHKATLRGLGLRKINHTVELEDTPCVRGMINKVYYMVKVEE
- the rpsH gene encoding 30S ribosomal protein S8, whose translation is MSMQDPISDMLTRIRNGQAANKVAVKMPSSKLKVAIAALLKAEGYIVDFAVEGETKPELEVTLKYFQAKPVIEQIKRVSRPGLRVYKKNNELPSVMGGLGIAVVSTSKGLMSDRAARKARLGGEIICYVA
- the rplO gene encoding 50S ribosomal protein L15, with translation MRLNTLSPAAGSKPSKKRVGRGIGSGLGKTGGRGHKGQKSRSGGSVRPGFEGGQMPLKQRLPKFGFTSRKSLVSAEVRLAELAKVTGDVVDLNSLKAANVITKNIEFVKVVLSGEITKAVTVKGLRVTKGAKAAIEAAGGKIEE
- the rplR gene encoding 50S ribosomal protein L18 → MDKKASRIRRATRARRKIAVLGATRLVVHRTPRHVYAQVIASNGSEVIAAASTVEKAIREQVKNTGNIDAAKAVGKAIAERALEKGVSAVAFDRSGFQYHGRVAALADSAREAGLKF
- the rplF gene encoding 50S ribosomal protein L6 produces the protein MSRVAKAPVAIPAGVEVKLNGQEVTVKGSKGELTRVLNDAVVVAQEDNNLTFGPKEGVANAWAQAGTARALVNNMVVGVTEGFTKKLTLKGVGYRAAIKGNAVGLTLGFSHPVEHELPAGIKAECPSQTEIVITGCDKQLVGQVAADIRSYREPEPYKGKGVRYADENVRTKEAKKK
- the rpsE gene encoding 30S ribosomal protein S5 yields the protein MAKEQQQANDLQEKLIAVNRVSKTVKGGRIMSFTALTVVGDGNGRVGFGYGKAREVPAAIQKAMEKARRNMTTIALNEGTLHHPVKGRHSGSKVYMQPAAEGTGVIAGGAMRAVLEVAGVHNVLSKAYGSTNPINIVRATIDALGSMKSPEMVAAKRGLTVESISE
- the rpsN gene encoding 30S ribosomal protein S14; this translates as MAKQSMKARETKRAKLVAKYAEKRAALKAIISDVNASEEDRWNAVLKLQALPRDSSASRQRNRCNQTGRPHGYLRKFGLSRIKVREACMKGEIPGLRKASW